A single region of the Pelorhabdus rhamnosifermentans genome encodes:
- the speD gene encoding adenosylmethionine decarboxylase — MKSIGKHITVDMYGCSYSSLNNMDFIKNAMIAAIKDANMTLLNLSYHKFEPQGVTALALLGESHMSIHTYPELGYAAIDVFTCGEYSCPDKAVRTLKKYLHPDKMKTTNIKRGDFGSEHDMKPKIKVTIAPLRRVRNTGAKMLNIFSKAK; from the coding sequence TTGAAATCAATCGGAAAACACATTACCGTAGATATGTATGGCTGTAGTTATTCCAGCTTAAATAATATGGATTTTATAAAAAATGCCATGATAGCAGCCATAAAGGACGCTAATATGACACTTCTCAATTTATCCTATCATAAATTCGAACCACAAGGTGTAACGGCGCTAGCTTTATTAGGTGAAAGTCATATGAGTATTCACACCTATCCAGAACTCGGTTATGCAGCTATTGATGTATTTACCTGCGGTGAATACAGTTGTCCTGACAAAGCCGTACGCACTTTAAAAAAATATTTGCATCCAGATAAAATGAAAACAACAAATATCAAGCGTGGCGATTTTGGCTCTGAACACGATATGAAGCCAAAAATCAAAGTCACCATTGCTCCTTTACGTCGCGTACGCAACACGGGAGCTAAGATGCTAAATATTTTTTCCAAAGCAAAATAA
- a CDS encoding nitronate monooxygenase: protein MQTKLMEILSIHYPILQGAMAWISDGKLAAAVSEAGGAGIIATGGRNAQWVKDQIRLAKSLTNKPFGVNVQLMAPNKDELVAVICEEKVVFVTLGAGNPIPYFKSFQQAGILKIPVVPNAKLAKRVEDEGADAMVIEGMEAGGHIGSITTMALMTQIIPLVRIPVIVAGGIADGRGVAAALVMGAAGVQIGTRFLLAAECAAHDNMKQKLIEAVDTDSVITGYSIGHSVRGLKNPFTEKFIALEKTHALQEDLEKLATGTNRLAAVDGDVVNGMMQAGQSLLGLKKIEPADQIVKNLMEEAKEVLAGAGNLL from the coding sequence ATGCAAACAAAATTAATGGAAATTCTGAGTATCCATTATCCAATATTACAAGGGGCTATGGCCTGGATATCCGATGGAAAGTTGGCGGCGGCGGTGTCAGAAGCTGGCGGAGCTGGAATTATTGCCACAGGGGGCCGAAATGCCCAGTGGGTAAAAGATCAAATTCGTTTGGCTAAGAGCTTGACTAATAAACCTTTTGGTGTCAATGTTCAACTTATGGCACCGAATAAAGATGAATTAGTGGCAGTCATTTGTGAGGAAAAGGTGGTTTTTGTTACGCTTGGCGCCGGCAACCCCATTCCATATTTTAAATCTTTTCAGCAGGCAGGTATTTTAAAGATTCCTGTAGTGCCTAATGCAAAATTAGCGAAGCGCGTTGAGGATGAAGGTGCGGATGCTATGGTTATTGAAGGAATGGAAGCAGGTGGACATATCGGTAGTATTACCACGATGGCATTAATGACACAAATTATTCCGCTTGTCCGTATTCCTGTTATTGTAGCGGGAGGGATTGCTGATGGACGTGGAGTAGCTGCAGCGCTTGTTATGGGGGCAGCAGGTGTTCAAATTGGGACAAGATTTTTACTTGCAGCAGAATGTGCTGCTCATGACAATATGAAACAAAAGCTTATTGAAGCTGTTGATACTGACAGTGTCATTACGGGTTATTCTATCGGTCATTCTGTGCGGGGGCTAAAAAATCCCTTTACAGAAAAATTTATAGCTTTAGAAAAGACTCATGCGCTCCAAGAGGATCTGGAAAAGCTTGCAACAGGAACGAATCGTCTCGCAGCTGTTGACGGTGATGTAGTAAATGGCATGATGCAAGCCGGACAAAGTTTGTTGGGACTTAAAAAGATTGAACCGGCTGATCAGATTGTCAAGAATCTGATGGAAGAAGCAAAAGAAGTGTTGGCAGGTGCAGGTAATTTGTTGTAA
- a CDS encoding FprA family A-type flavoprotein, with protein MNQVKLAPGVYSVGSVDWNLRDFHGYTTPGGVTYNAYLIVDEKICLIDTVKAPYAAELIERISEIVNIADIDYVVTNHVEPDHSGSLPEIMKLATKAKIILTAQGKAEVLKHYQTEYNFQVVKQGDVLDLGKNKLHFVPLPMLHWPDSMASYLDGEKILFSNDAFGQHYCSSKLFDDENDIATVLYEASKYYANILMPYSKLVGRAVEAVRSLDIKLIAPSHGVVWRTHQAEILANYEKWGKGHTENKVVIIYDTMWGATDSMARQILDGIASTGVTVKLYRTATSERSDMARDILEAKGVLIGSSTLNNSVIPLVGSMLIYLKGLNPLGKRLAGAFGTYGWAGGAQSDIEDLLKKTQFDLHDSSLFIKWKADKSELQKCFDYGVAFGKKILAEY; from the coding sequence GTGAATCAAGTAAAACTAGCACCAGGAGTTTATTCTGTTGGTTCTGTTGATTGGAATTTGCGCGATTTTCATGGTTATACGACACCAGGTGGTGTTACTTACAATGCTTATTTGATTGTTGATGAAAAAATTTGTCTTATTGATACGGTGAAGGCGCCTTATGCGGCAGAATTGATCGAAAGAATTTCTGAGATTGTCAATATTGCTGATATTGATTATGTTGTGACGAATCATGTGGAACCGGACCATTCTGGTTCTTTGCCGGAAATTATGAAATTGGCGACGAAGGCAAAAATTATTTTAACAGCTCAGGGAAAAGCAGAAGTGTTAAAACATTACCAGACAGAGTATAATTTTCAGGTTGTCAAACAAGGTGATGTGTTGGATTTGGGAAAAAACAAGCTGCATTTTGTTCCCCTTCCTATGCTGCATTGGCCTGATTCCATGGCTAGCTATTTAGATGGTGAAAAAATTCTGTTTTCTAATGACGCTTTTGGTCAGCATTATTGTTCATCAAAGTTATTTGACGATGAAAACGATATTGCTACAGTCCTTTATGAAGCGAGCAAGTATTATGCCAATATTTTAATGCCTTATAGTAAACTCGTTGGCAGGGCTGTTGAGGCTGTGCGCAGTTTAGACATTAAGCTCATTGCGCCAAGTCACGGTGTCGTGTGGCGTACGCATCAAGCGGAGATTTTAGCGAATTATGAAAAGTGGGGTAAGGGCCATACGGAGAACAAGGTTGTTATTATTTATGACACTATGTGGGGTGCAACAGATAGTATGGCTAGGCAGATTCTGGATGGGATTGCTTCTACTGGAGTGACTGTCAAGCTTTATCGGACAGCCACATCGGAGCGCAGTGATATGGCGAGGGATATTTTAGAAGCAAAGGGAGTTCTTATTGGTTCATCGACGCTAAATAACAGTGTCATTCCTTTAGTGGGATCCATGTTGATTTATCTGAAAGGCTTGAATCCCCTTGGTAAGCGTTTGGCTGGTGCTTTTGGTACTTATGGTTGGGCCGGCGGTGCTCAATCTGATATTGAGGACCTGCTGAAAAAGACTCAGTTCGACTTACATGATTCAAGTTTATTTATTAAGTGGAAAGCTGATAAAAGTGAATTGCAAAAATGCTTTGATTATGGTGTAGCCTTTGGTAAGAAAATCCTAGCAGAATATTAA